GCGACCCGATCGCGGTGATGCCCCAATGGCCCCTGAACCTCGAGCAGAGCCTGCTGGCCGCCTACCGCGGCAACCCCGAGCTCGAAGCAATCCTCGCCACCCGAACGGCCCTGGCCCGGCAGAAGGACGCGACCGCGGCCCAACTCCTGCCGCGGCTCGCCCTGTTTGCCGGCGGCGGCAGCTACGGCCAGAACGTCAACCAGTTCAACATCACCACGAGCGGCGGGGGCTGTTGCGGCTCCACCGTCATCCCCACCCTGAACACCAGTGGGTACGACTGGTCCTTCGGTCTGAGCGTCCGCTGGTTGCTCTTTGACGCCGGCACCACCAGCGGTGAGACCCGAGCCCTGCAACGGCGCGTGGAAGCGGCTGGACAGAACTACGCCGCCCGCCGCAACGCGATTCGGCTGCGGCTCGAGGCGGCCTTCTTCAACCACGAGGCCAGCCTGGCGAAGTTGGCCTCAGCCCGGCGCGGCGTCGCCGCGGCCCTGGAGGCCTTCCGCGATGTGCGCCTCCGCTACCAAATGGGCCTCTCGAGCGAGGTGGATCTCTCGATCACCCAGGAGCGCCTGATCGCAAGCCTGGTGCAGCGGCTGAACGCCACCGTCGGGGTCAACATCACCTACGCGCAGCTACTGCGCGAACTGCTGCCGGTGCCGCGGGATCCCGCCGCCCTGCTCACCCCGGAGCTCACCTGGAGGGCGGCCACACCTGCTCCCAGCGAGTAGCCCGTCGGACAAATGTTTGCGCGCTCCTTGCTTGAGGCCGGATTTCAAATAACGCCCGAGGCGAAATTCAGCGGCTTCTTCATCAGCTCCTGGTTCCCCCAGCCCGTTTGCCCATAGGCTTGCGCGAGGTTTTCTGAGCGCATGATCCGCACCATTTGCTGCATTGGCGCCGGCTACGTGGGTGGCCCGACCATGGCGGTAATCGCGGATCGCTGTCCCGAGATCCAGGTCACGGTGGTGGACCTCAACCAGGCGCGGATTGATGCCTGGAACAACCCGGATCTCTCCAAGCTGCCGGTGTACGAGCCGGGGCTAGATGCCGTCGTTGGTCGTTGCCGTGGACGAAATCTCCACTTCACAACCGCAGTCGACGCTGCAATTGCGGCGGCTGACATGGTCTTCTTGTCGGTGAACACCCCCACAAAGACGAAGGGTGTCGGCGCCGGGCAGGCGAGTGACTTGCGCTGGATTGAAGCCTCCGCACGCCAAGTGGCGGCCTGCGCTCAGGGTCACACGATCGTGGTCGAGAAGAGCACCCTGCCGGTGCGCACGGCCGAGACAGTGAAGGCCATCCTTAATGCCGCCCAAGGGGAGGTTGCGGGAGCGGGTACTCCCAAAACCTTCTCGGTGCTGTCCAACCCAGAATTCTTGGCTGAGGGCACCGCGATCCCCGATTTGGAGGCCCCTGATCGCGTCTTGATTGGCGGGGAAGACCCCGCCTCGATTGATGCGCTCGCCAGCGTCTATGGCCACTGGGTTCCTCAGGAGCGCATCCTGCGCACCAACCTCTGGAGCTCTGAGCTCTCCAAACTCACCGCCAACGCGTTCTTGGCGCAGCGCATCAGCTCGATCAACTCCATTGCCGCCCTCTGCGAGGCCACCGGCGCTGACGTCAATGAGGTAGCCCATGCCATTGGCGCTGATAGCCGCATCGGCGCCAAGTTCCTCAAAGCTGGCCCTGGTTTTGGCGGCAGCTGCTTCCAGAAGGACATCCTCAACCTGGTGTACCTCTGCGGTCACTACGGCCTCCACGACGTTGCGGCCTATTGGCAGAGCGTGGTGGAGCTCAACAGCTGGCAGCAGCACCGCATCGCTCAGCTGGTGGTGCAGAAGTTGTTCGGAACCGTGACCGGTAAGCGCATCGCTGTTCTTGGTTTTGCCTTCAAAGCGGACACCAACGACACCCGTGAAGCGCCTGCAATTCGCATCTGCCAAGACCTCCTGGAAGAAGGTGCCCAACTGGCCATCTACGACCCCAAGGTCCCCGAAACCCAGATCGCGTCTGACCTTGGTTGCCAGCCTCTGACCGCTCCCCTAGGCAGTCCCCTCAGCGGAGATGGCGTGTGGCACCGCGTGACCACACCTGCGGAGGCGGTGGCTCAGGCCGACGCGGTCCTGATCCTCACGGAGTGGACGAGTTTCGCGGAGCTCAACTGGCAGGACTTAGCTGGGCGGATGCGCAAGCCGGCTTGGCTGTTTGATGCTCGCTCCATCGCTGATCTGGCGGCTGCTCAAGCTGCTGGGCTGCAGGTTTGGCGCGTCGGTTGCGGCTGAATTCGCGGGCTCAAAGGCTTGGACTTAAGCAAGGCCAAGCAACTCCGGATGCGCTTTGACCCAAGCCGCAAAGTGCTCCAAGCCTTGATCCAACGGCGTGTTGGGTTGGAAGCTGACCCAGGCCTCAAGGGCTGAGGTGTCAGCGGCAGTGGCGATCACGTCACCCGGTTGCATCGGTTGAAAGCTCTTGATCGCTTCAACACCCAAAGCCTGCTCCAGTAGCTCGATGAAGTGCAGCAGCGGCGTGGGCTGGGAGTTGCCGATGTTGAACAGCCGATGGGGCACTGCGGCGGTGGCGGGATTGGGATCGAGCGGATCGAAGCCTGGATCAGCCGTGGCGGGTTTCTTCAGGCATCGGATCACACCTTCGACAATGTCATCGATGTAGGTGAAGTCCCGCTGCATCTGGCCCTGGTTGAACACCTTGATGGGCTGCCCATTGAGAATTGCCTTGGCGAACAGGATTGGAGCCATGTCCGGCCGGCCCCAGGGGCCGTAAACCGTGAAAAAGCGCAAGCCCGTGGCCGGCAGGCCATAGAGATGGCTGTAGGTATGGGCCATCAGCTCATTGGCCTTTTTGGTTGCTGCGTAAAGGCTCACCGGGTGGTTGACCGGGTGTTGCTCAGAAAAAGGCATCTGCCGGTTGCCGCCATACACCGAGCTGCTGGAGGCATAAACCAGGTGTTGGACGCCCTGGTGCCGGCATCCCTCGAGAACATTCCCGAAGCCATCCAGGTTGCTCTGGATATAGGCCGCCGGGTTTTCGATGGAATAGCGCACCCCAGCCTGGGCGGCCAAATGAACGACGGCCTTTGGTTTCTGGGCTTCAAATAAATCAGCGATCGCTGCGCCGTTTTCCAGATCCAGTTGATGGAACGACCAGTTGCCACCGGCAGCCTCTAGTCGCGCGAGGCGTGCTCGCTTCAGAGCCGGGTCGTAATAGGCATTGAGGTTATCGAGACCGATCACCCGCTCACCGCTCTCAAGCAGGCGCAGGGCCACAGCCGCCCCGATGAATCCAGCTGCCCCGGTGACCAGCACCGTCATTGGCTCTCCACGCGGTGCTTAAGATCGATCATCTAACACCTGCGCTTTATTTCCTGCTGCCCGTCATGAAAAGGAGGGCGGCCACACCTGCAACTGCTCCAGCTGCCGCCGCGCCGTAGCGCTGCCCGTCGCCAAGACATCCGCCAACAGCGGTGCCAGCAGGGGGATCTGGGCAAAGCCCCCGCTGAAGCCACTGAAGCCAAACAGACCCGGGGCCTCCGGCAGAGGGCCGGCCCAGGGTATCCCGGTTGTGGAGAAGGCCACGGGCACCTGATGCCAAACCCCCTCGGCCTCGGCCAGGCCCTTCGGCAGGGGGGAAGCGGCGATGGCCTTCCGCAACGCCTGATCCATCCCCGGCGGGGGGGCGGAGAAGGCCAACCCGGGGGCAAAGCAGCTGATCTGACCTAGCAGCGCCCCAGCGCCGCGGGGCACCAAACCGGCATCGACGACCGAGCAGGGTTGGTTGAGCTCCCCACTCCGCCGTTCAACCGCCGGGCGCTGGAACTGGGACGGAAGCTGCAGGCGCGCTGCCGGGCAGTGGGGCAGCTCGAGAACCCCTGCCCAGTTGCCGCGCAGGACCTCCGGCCAGGCGGGCCAGAGGCTGCGGCAGGCCGCCCCGGCCGCCAGCACGAGTTGCCCGCTGCGCTGGACGCTGCCATCGCGGCAGGGCACCAGCCACTGCCCTTGATCCCACTGAACCCGCAGCGCCTCTGTCGCCAGTAGACGCACGCCGGCCTGACGCAACACCTCCGGCAGGCGGGCGTGAAAGCGGGCGGTGTCGACCTGCGCGGCAGGCAGGGGAACCAAAGGCGCCCAGGGTTTACCGCCATGGAGCGCAAGGCGTGCCTTGCCCCAACCCAGCTCGCCGTAACGCGCCTGCAGCTCAGTCCAGAGGGTGGAGGCCTTCGCGGCTTGAAGCGCCAGTGCTGAGGTGCCCAGGGGCAAGCCCGGGATCACCCCATAGCTCCATTGCGTGGCGGATGGCGCTTGATCGGCGATCAAAGAGACCTCGACCCCGCGTTCCCGCAGGGCCAGGGCCAGCATACCGCCGGCTAGCCCGCCGCCAACGATCAACACCGCCTTCAACGGAGCCGCGATCAGATGCGCAGGGTGAAGGAGGTGATCACCTGATGGAAGAGGCCTTGAACCTTGGGCCAGCGCAGTTCGTTGGTGCTGGCGGCGAAGGTGTAGAGCCGGCCGCGGTCCACAACAACGGTCGCCAGCTCATGGCGATCGCGATCGGGCAGATGGACGGCGTACTCCAGGTCATAGAAGGTGCGACCGCCGTCTTCCCGCTCGCGAGCCTCCACCAGTTCCGCCTCACGGCCGCTGCCTTCTGGGGCAATGACGACGCGGCGCAGCTTCTCACCGACGGCCACGGCACTGCCGAGGTTCTGGAGGTCGTTGGTCTCGTTCACATCGGAGACCACCAGGCTCAAGGTCTCATCGGCGTTGATCAGGTCGTGGAAGACCACCTGGGGCCCTTCGGTGACCTGCACCCGGGTCCAGCCGGTGGGGTAGAGGAAGGCGTAGCGCCCGTCGGGGCTCTGGAAGGAGTTCAGGCCTGCCGCGGCCGCACTGCAGCTCACCAACACCAGGACCAGACCGAGGGCCAGGAGAGAACGCACTCCTCGGGAGATCCAGCGGGTCAGCACGGCCATTGATCGACGCTTTAGCGCGGCTATTCTCACGCGCCGGCGCATCGCTTGCGATGCCTCTTAGATTCTCGCCAGTTGCCCAAAGGGATCTGAGCGGCTTCACCAGACCCCTGGCACGGCTGATCGATCAGTTCGAGCGGCTCCCCGGCATCGGGCCTCGCACGGCCCAGCGGCTGGCGCTGCACCTGTTGAACCAGCCCAGCGAGCAGATCCAAGCCTTCGCAGACGCCCTGCTCGCGGCCCGCAGCCAGGTGGGCCAATGCCAACGCTGCTTCCACCTCTCCGCGGATCCCCTCTGCGAGATCTGCCGCAATGAAACACGCAGCACCGGCGTGATCTGTGTGGTCGCTGATTCCCGTGATCTGCTGGCCCTAGAGCGCACCCGCGAATTCAAGGGGAGCTATCACGTCCTTGGCGGGCTGATCTCACCGATGGATGGGATCGGTCCGGAGCTCCTGCACATCCAGCCGCTCGTGGAACGGGTGGATCGGGATGGCATCAACGAGGTCATCCTGGCCCTCACCCCCAGCGTCGAGGGGGACACCACCAGCCTTTACCTCGCCCGCCTACTGAAACCCTTCACCCAGGTCAGCCGCATCGCCTACGGGCTGCCGGTGGGTAGCGAACTGGAGTACGCCGATGAGGTGACCCTGGCGCGGGCCCTCGAGGGCCGGCGGCGGATGGAGTGACCCGATGAGCCGCTACAGCCAGGTCCCTCCAAAAGAACGGCTACCGGAATGGATCCGCACGCCGATCGGCAATGCCACCGAACTGGAGTCGGTGCAGGCCGTGGTGAAGCAGCAGCGGCTGCATACCATCTGCGAGGAGGGGCGCTGCCCAAACCGCGGTGAGTGCTACGCCTCCGGAACGGCCACGTTTTTGCTGGGGGGATCGATCTGCACCCGCAGCTGCGCCTTCTGCCAGGTGGACAAGGGACTTGCCCCCGAGCCCCTTGATGACCAGGAAGCCGAGCGCGTCGCCGAGGCCGTCACCACCCTGGGGTTGCGCTATGTCGTGCTCACCTCGGTCGCCCGGGACGATCAAAGCGACCACGGGGCCTACCTCTTCACCCGGGCCATGGCCGCCATCCGGGCAAGGAATCCACTGATCGCGATCGAGGTACTCACCCCAGACTTCTGGGGGGGCTACCGCGACGAAGCCGAGGGGATCGCCGCCCAACGGCAACGGCTGCAAACGGTGCTCGCAGCCCAGCCGGTCTGCTTCAACCACAACCTCGAAACCGTGGAGCGCCTGCAGGGCGAGGTCCGCCGCGGGGCCACCTACCGCCCCTCTCTCGGACTGCTGGCCGCCGCCCGCGAGCTGGCGCCGGGGATTCCCACCAAGAGCGGTCTGATGCTCGGCCTGGGTGAAACCGCCAACGAGGTGGTCGCGGCGATGCGCGATCTACGGGCCGTGGACTGCCAGAGGCTCACGATCGGCCAGTACCTGAGGCCCTCCTTGGCCCACATCCCTGTGGAGCGCTACTGGACTCCCGAGGAGTTCGACGAGCTCGGACAGATCGCAAGAGACCTTGGCTTCAGGGATGTCCGCTCCGGCCCCCTGGTGCGCAGCAGTTATCACGCGGCAAACCCCAGCTAGCTGCCGGGATGCCGATCCTCTTGGCGTAATTCCAGGGCCAAGAAGAAGTTCAGGAAGGTCCGAATCAAGGCCACCGCACCCAACTGGATCAGGGCATTGGGCTCGCGGCTGATGGTCGTCAAGACCACATCGGCTCCCAACTGAAACTCCAGCGCCAGGGCAACCCAGGAGCCGAAGGTGACCCGGGCCATCGTCACCGGCCCCCGTTGCACCAGATGGGGCGGGATCTCCCGCAGCCGCAACTTGCGGGCGCCGCTCAGCACAGCCACCAAGCCGATCGCCACGGAGATCAGCGAGAGGAACTCCAGCAGCTGCCGAAGCGCTTGGGCGGAATGGTTGAGCAGTAGCTCCGTCCCATGGAGATTCATCGCCCGAGTGTTCAGCCACTGCCCGCAGTGTGGCGCGCGCAAACGGGCAACACCAACAGCCCGCCACCCGGCTCGCCGTAGACGTCGACTGGGGATCCCTCGGCCAACAGCTCTGCGAAGAGCGCGCAGACGGCCGCATCAATCCAGTCAATGCTGCTCAAGCCACTCCGCGAAACACCAAAGCGCTCCAGCAGTGCTGAGCGCTGCTCGAGCTTCAGGGCGGCCTTCACCTCCAGCTGCGGGGAGAGGGCGATGGTGATGCCGTGGGGAAAGCTCTCAAAGCAGCAGCGAGCCTGCAGGGCTTGCACCTCACGGGCGATTGGCACCCCGTGCCCTTGCAGCGCCGCATAGAGCGCTTCACCGCGGAGCATCCAGCCGTAGAAATTGCTGCGGCTGGCCAGCGCCGCATCCCGGGTGGGCGTCGCGAAGCAATGAACGCCGGCGGCCAAAAGCTGACGCTCACAGAGGCGCGAGCGCTGCCCCGCCAGGGCCCAGCCGCAGGGGGCATCGATCGCGATCCGCTCCGCCCGGAGACACCAATGCGCCAACGCCTCCGCATCGGAGGTGTTGCGCTGATCCACCACGCGGCGGCCCTCCAGCAACACCGCGTGGAAACCCTTGCGGGCGCCACCCACATCGATGCCAGCGACGATCACAGCCGGCGGCTGACGCGCTCGAGCCCTTCGGTGATGTCCCCGCGCATCAGCAAGCCCGCACCACCCCAGACCAGGCGCAGGGGGAGATCCAGCGCCGCGGCCGCCACCTCACGGGTAGGCTCAAAGCCGAGCTGACGGAAATAACGGACCAAACGACGGTGCTGCTGCTCGTTGTCGCGGATCGCCAGCAACCGAGCGCTTCGGCAGGGGGTGGACTCCAGGGCCCAGGCAAAGGTGGCGGCCCAGATCAGGGGACTAACCCCCTGGGTGTCCTGCCCCTGAACGCGCATCGTGTCGAGCTGCAGGCCATCGGGCAGGGGCAATGCCCAGCCCTTGAGTTCGCCGAGCAACAGGGGTGGCTGTCCCTGCCGCGGTCGCGCCACCACCACCCGCAGGATCGTGACCGCCAAGAGCTGCTTGACCTGCAACCGCAGCAGCAGCCCCCGCGCCGTGGCCCGTTGCTCAATCTCCGTGAGTGACAAGCGTTCAGCCACGACTACCAGCGCTCCACCAAACAGACCGCATCCAAGGGCAAGGGCCCATACAGATGGGGGAAAAGCTCACCGCTGCCGGGTGCGGCCTCCGGTCGCACCGCGATGCCATGGGCCGCCAAGCGGGTCGGATCGATCACCAGCAAGCGCAGATCGCTGACATCGGCGTAGAAGCGCTGGTGAGTCCCCTCCAATTGATCCGCGTAGCTGGCATGGATGAAACCCACTTGCTCCAGGCTCTGGCCGCGGGTGGAGATTCGGTACTCCCCGAGCTGACGCGCCTGCTGCCAATCGGCGGCCAGGGCCAGGTGATACAGCCAACGCGGTGAACGCCAGCAGCGGCGCTCCGCCCAAGGGGAGTCCATCACTCGCGCCAACAGCTCGGAGCGCTCAAACCGCGTCAACCAGTCTTTGATGCCATCAAGAGCGGGCTCCGACGCGAAGCCATCCGGGTCCGCCAGGCGGAACTGGCGCACAAAGGGCAGCAGGGACCAATCCGCCAGGGTGGCCTGGGCACCGAGCAACCAACCCCCAACGGCGAGCCGCTGCTCCCACTCCCGCAGGATCACCAGCGCCGCCGCTCGATGCTCCATGGGCTCCACCTCGCCGTAGCGGTCGGGGTACTTGAAGCGATCGAGGTGCCGCTTGAAGGGCCCGTCGTTCTGCGCGATCAGAGCTGCGGTTGCAGCCTGATCGGCCTGCAACCAGCCCAGCGGATCGGCCTGCTCGAGCGCCCAGCGCATGATCTCGAGGCTCTCCTCGAGCACCGCCCCATCGGTTTGCACGAGCACCGGCACGGTGCCCTTCGCGGAAGCCTCCAGGAGCTCGGGCGCCTTGGCTTTTAAGGCCACCTCCCGCAACTCCACGACCTGCCCCGCCGCCGCCAGAGCCAGGCGCGCCCGCATCGCATAGGGACAGCGGCGGAAGCTGTAGAGAACGGGCCCCATCAGCCCTAACCGAGGTGCTGCTGACCGCGCTCGCGGGCCAAATGCATCTGGCGCTGGCGCTCGGCAAAACGCTCACGATCCGCGTCACTAAAGCGGTCGATGCAATGGGGACAGCTGATGCCTTCGCGATAGCTCGGCTCCAAACGCTGGGCCGGGGACACCGGCAAACCGCAGGCATGGCAGAGGCTGTAGCTGCCGGGCTGCAGCTGGTGATTGACGCTCACCCGCTGATCGAAGACGTAGCACTCCCCCTGCCAGCTGCTGCGCGCCTCTGGGATCTCCTCGAGGTACCTCAGGATTCCGCCCTGCAGGTGGTGGACGTTCTCAAAGCCCTGCTGGAGCAAATAGGCCGTACTCTTCTCGCAACGGATGCCGCCGGTGCAGAACATCGCAATCGCCTTGGGTTGTGTCTCTTCCACCAGCGGCCGCAGCGTCTGCTCGACCCAGGCGGGGAATTCCCGAAAGCTCTCCGTCCCGGGATCAATCGCCCCGGCGAAGCTGCCCACTTCGACCTCGTAGCGGTTGCGCGTGTCCACCACCAAGGTGTCCGGATCGGCGATCAGGGCGTTCCACTGCTCGGGTGGGACATAGGTCCCCACCTGCTCGGCCGGCTTCACCGTGGGGCAGCCCATGGTGACGATCTCGCGCTTCAGCCGCACCTTGAGCCGATGGAAGGTCTGCTGCTCCGCGCGGCTGAACTTGGCCTCAAGCCCCTCCAGGCCGGGCAGCTGCCGCAGCCGATCCAGGACCGCCGTCACACCGGCATCGGGGCCACTGATGGTGCCGTTCACCCCTTCTTCGGCCAGCAGGATCGTGCCCCGCACGCACCCCTGCTCCGCCAGGGCCTTGAGCTCCTGCTGCAGCGCCGGCAGTCCCTCCATGGCGGTGAAGCCGTAGAAGGCCATCACCAGGCTGCTCACGCCAGCACCTGCTCCTGCCAGGGGGTAACGCCCGCCAGGGCCATCAGCTGTTGATCGGCCTCCACATCGGGGTTTCCGGTGGTCAGCAGGGTCTCGCCATAGAAGATCGAATCCGCACCCGCCAACAGGCAGAGCACCTGACCCTCGCGGCTCATGGTTTCCCGGCCCGCACTCAGGCGAACGCGGCTGTGGGGCATCAGGATCCGAGCGACGGCCACCATGCGCACCAGATCAAGGGGATCAACGGCGGGTTGCTCCTCCAGCGGGGTGCCTTCCACAGCCACTAGGGCGTTGATCGGAACGCTCTCGGGATGGGGGTTCATCGAGGCGAGCACCTGCAGCAGCGAAGCCCGGTCGGTCAGGCTCTCGCCCATGCCGATGATCCCGCCGCAGCACATCGAGATCCCGGCCTTGCGCACCCGGGCCAGGGTCTCGAGGCGCTCCTCATAGGTACGCGTCGTGATGATCCGGTCGTAGTGCTCCGGGCTCGTGTCGAGGTTGTGGTTGTAAGAGGTCAACCCCGCCTCGGCCAAACGGGCGGCCTGACTGTCAGTCAGCATCCCGGCGGTGACACAGGCCTCCATGCCCAGCTCACGGACGCCGCGCACCATCGACAACATCGCCTCAAAGGGGGCGCCATCACGGATGTCGCGCCAGGCCCAACCCATGCAGAAACGATGGGCGCCGGCCTCCTTGGCGGCTCGTGCCCGGGCCAAGACAGGCTCCACCTCGAGCTCGGGCTGTCCGGCCACATCGCTGCTGTTGTGCATCGACTGCGGGCAATAGGCGCAGTCCTCCTCGCAGCCGCCGGTTTTGACACTCAACAGGGAGGCCAACTGAACCCGATACCCGGGATTGGCCTGGCGGTGCACCTCCTGGGCCTGCCAGAGCAGATCCATCAGCGGCAGCTCAAGAAGCGCCTGGATCTCAGCGGTGCTCCAATCGTGGCGCACCGAAAGGGAGGAGGAGGTCACGGGAGTCAGGAGGAGACGGATTCAACGCCGC
This DNA window, taken from Synechococcus sp. LTW-R, encodes the following:
- a CDS encoding nucleotide sugar dehydrogenase translates to MIRTICCIGAGYVGGPTMAVIADRCPEIQVTVVDLNQARIDAWNNPDLSKLPVYEPGLDAVVGRCRGRNLHFTTAVDAAIAAADMVFLSVNTPTKTKGVGAGQASDLRWIEASARQVAACAQGHTIVVEKSTLPVRTAETVKAILNAAQGEVAGAGTPKTFSVLSNPEFLAEGTAIPDLEAPDRVLIGGEDPASIDALASVYGHWVPQERILRTNLWSSELSKLTANAFLAQRISSINSIAALCEATGADVNEVAHAIGADSRIGAKFLKAGPGFGGSCFQKDILNLVYLCGHYGLHDVAAYWQSVVELNSWQQHRIAQLVVQKLFGTVTGKRIAVLGFAFKADTNDTREAPAIRICQDLLEEGAQLAIYDPKVPETQIASDLGCQPLTAPLGSPLSGDGVWHRVTTPAEAVAQADAVLILTEWTSFAELNWQDLAGRMRKPAWLFDARSIADLAAAQAAGLQVWRVGCG
- a CDS encoding NAD-dependent epimerase; amino-acid sequence: MTVLVTGAAGFIGAAVALRLLESGERVIGLDNLNAYYDPALKRARLARLEAAGGNWSFHQLDLENGAAIADLFEAQKPKAVVHLAAQAGVRYSIENPAAYIQSNLDGFGNVLEGCRHQGVQHLVYASSSSVYGGNRQMPFSEQHPVNHPVSLYAATKKANELMAHTYSHLYGLPATGLRFFTVYGPWGRPDMAPILFAKAILNGQPIKVFNQGQMQRDFTYIDDIVEGVIRCLKKPATADPGFDPLDPNPATAAVPHRLFNIGNSQPTPLLHFIELLEQALGVEAIKSFQPMQPGDVIATAADTSALEAWVSFQPNTPLDQGLEHFAAWVKAHPELLGLA
- a CDS encoding FAD-binding protein is translated as MLIVGGGLAGGMLALALRERGVEVSLIADQAPSATQWSYGVIPGLPLGTSALALQAAKASTLWTELQARYGELGWGKARLALHGGKPWAPLVPLPAAQVDTARFHARLPEVLRQAGVRLLATEALRVQWDQGQWLVPCRDGSVQRSGQLVLAAGAACRSLWPAWPEVLRGNWAGVLELPHCPAARLQLPSQFQRPAVERRSGELNQPCSVVDAGLVPRGAGALLGQISCFAPGLAFSAPPPGMDQALRKAIAASPLPKGLAEAEGVWHQVPVAFSTTGIPWAGPLPEAPGLFGFSGFSGGFAQIPLLAPLLADVLATGSATARRQLEQLQVWPPSFS
- the psbP gene encoding photosystem II reaction center PsbP, which gives rise to MAVLTRWISRGVRSLLALGLVLVLVSCSAAAAGLNSFQSPDGRYAFLYPTGWTRVQVTEGPQVVFHDLINADETLSLVVSDVNETNDLQNLGSAVAVGEKLRRVVIAPEGSGREAELVEAREREDGGRTFYDLEYAVHLPDRDRHELATVVVDRGRLYTFAASTNELRWPKVQGLFHQVITSFTLRI
- the recR gene encoding recombination mediator RecR yields the protein MIDQFERLPGIGPRTAQRLALHLLNQPSEQIQAFADALLAARSQVGQCQRCFHLSADPLCEICRNETRSTGVICVVADSRDLLALERTREFKGSYHVLGGLISPMDGIGPELLHIQPLVERVDRDGINEVILALTPSVEGDTTSLYLARLLKPFTQVSRIAYGLPVGSELEYADEVTLARALEGRRRME
- the lipA gene encoding lipoyl synthase, with the protein product MSRYSQVPPKERLPEWIRTPIGNATELESVQAVVKQQRLHTICEEGRCPNRGECYASGTATFLLGGSICTRSCAFCQVDKGLAPEPLDDQEAERVAEAVTTLGLRYVVLTSVARDDQSDHGAYLFTRAMAAIRARNPLIAIEVLTPDFWGGYRDEAEGIAAQRQRLQTVLAAQPVCFNHNLETVERLQGEVRRGATYRPSLGLLAAARELAPGIPTKSGLMLGLGETANEVVAAMRDLRAVDCQRLTIGQYLRPSLAHIPVERYWTPEEFDELGQIARDLGFRDVRSGPLVRSSYHAANPS
- a CDS encoding DUF1622 domain-containing protein, with translation MNLHGTELLLNHSAQALRQLLEFLSLISVAIGLVAVLSGARKLRLREIPPHLVQRGPVTMARVTFGSWVALALEFQLGADVVLTTISREPNALIQLGAVALIRTFLNFFLALELRQEDRHPGS
- a CDS encoding DUF429 domain-containing protein; translated protein: MIVAGIDVGGARKGFHAVLLEGRRVVDQRNTSDAEALAHWCLRAERIAIDAPCGWALAGQRSRLCERQLLAAGVHCFATPTRDAALASRSNFYGWMLRGEALYAALQGHGVPIAREVQALQARCCFESFPHGITIALSPQLEVKAALKLEQRSALLERFGVSRSGLSSIDWIDAAVCALFAELLAEGSPVDVYGEPGGGLLVLPVCARHTAGSG
- a CDS encoding DUF952 domain-containing protein — encoded protein: MGPVLYSFRRCPYAMRARLALAAAGQVVELREVALKAKAPELLEASAKGTVPVLVQTDGAVLEESLEIMRWALEQADPLGWLQADQAATAALIAQNDGPFKRHLDRFKYPDRYGEVEPMEHRAAALVILREWEQRLAVGGWLLGAQATLADWSLLPFVRQFRLADPDGFASEPALDGIKDWLTRFERSELLARVMDSPWAERRCWRSPRWLYHLALAADWQQARQLGEYRISTRGQSLEQVGFIHASYADQLEGTHQRFYADVSDLRLLVIDPTRLAAHGIAVRPEAAPGSGELFPHLYGPLPLDAVCLVERW
- a CDS encoding rhodanese-related sulfurtransferase, translated to MSSLVMAFYGFTAMEGLPALQQELKALAEQGCVRGTILLAEEGVNGTISGPDAGVTAVLDRLRQLPGLEGLEAKFSRAEQQTFHRLKVRLKREIVTMGCPTVKPAEQVGTYVPPEQWNALIADPDTLVVDTRNRYEVEVGSFAGAIDPGTESFREFPAWVEQTLRPLVEETQPKAIAMFCTGGIRCEKSTAYLLQQGFENVHHLQGGILRYLEEIPEARSSWQGECYVFDQRVSVNHQLQPGSYSLCHACGLPVSPAQRLEPSYREGISCPHCIDRFSDADRERFAERQRQMHLARERGQQHLG
- the bioB gene encoding biotin synthase BioB, with protein sequence MDLLWQAQEVHRQANPGYRVQLASLLSVKTGGCEEDCAYCPQSMHNSSDVAGQPELEVEPVLARARAAKEAGAHRFCMGWAWRDIRDGAPFEAMLSMVRGVRELGMEACVTAGMLTDSQAARLAEAGLTSYNHNLDTSPEHYDRIITTRTYEERLETLARVRKAGISMCCGGIIGMGESLTDRASLLQVLASMNPHPESVPINALVAVEGTPLEEQPAVDPLDLVRMVAVARILMPHSRVRLSAGRETMSREGQVLCLLAGADSIFYGETLLTTGNPDVEADQQLMALAGVTPWQEQVLA